One window of the Gemmatimonadota bacterium genome contains the following:
- the yidD gene encoding membrane protein insertion efficiency factor YidD codes for MRHVAVALVRIYQMFIGPLLPAVCRFYPSCSQYAIEALQKHGAFRGSLLAARRIARCHPLHPGGFDPVP; via the coding sequence ATGCGACACGTAGCCGTGGCGCTGGTGCGCATCTATCAGATGTTCATCGGTCCGCTGCTTCCTGCAGTCTGCCGGTTCTACCCGTCCTGCTCGCAGTACGCCATCGAGGCGCTCCAGAAGCATGGCGCGTTTCGCGGTTCCCTCCTGGCCGCGCGGCGCATTGCCCGCTGCCATCCGCTGCATCCCGGCGGATTCGATCCTGTGCCCTGA